A region from the Drosophila mauritiana strain mau12 chromosome 2L, ASM438214v1, whole genome shotgun sequence genome encodes:
- the LOC117135183 gene encoding coiled-coil domain-containing protein 102A isoform X2, which yields MSQTASTTQSATAAPVGGSRRNEVGGVGVIGTTMSARYGETEWEARESQRQRELHEARARAAQMEKTMKWWSDCTANWREKWSKVRNERNKAREESKQLSLKLDGAMKEAHSLKREKNDLELQITQLKKEMEKVHTLMMKHAGQFHRADTSEDAEANGRDANCSPDISSDGLKNINSEDGLVTKLPNDVKDLDIEEFAMKGAMPKHLTELDEAAAAEEKRLIQQLSKDDFDEDYLLQKISMLQLRLDEAQKTLQAERDEKLELHKSIEKLTLEIQDVRGRQEEMRSAKQEAVRELLTLQEQHRAEMRIVNNSLQEEIAARENLERRLTELRTELEHLQAENASEWGKRERLESEKLAMERDNKKLRAELRDYQERSDRKCRPMQANDVELRALQQELSERNKEISEVKMSHAKLKKLLAETNTELGHAVRRAEQYEAEVKRLRQRVEELKRELAGAEDELDSAVNQVRRLQRSNDELVGQTEGLQVQIQHLQNRLRSYGSTSLLLDDETEGNSD from the exons ATGTCGCAGACAGCATCCACAACGCAAAGTGCAACCGCTGCACCGGTGGGCGGCAGCAGACGCAATGAAGTGGGCGGCGTGGGCGTCATCGGGACCACCATGTCGGCTAGATATGGAGAAACGGAATGGGAGGCTCGCGAG TCCCAGCGACAGAGGGAACTGCACGAAGCTCGAGCACGGGCAGCGCAGATGGAAAAAACCATGAAGTGGTG GTCCGACTGCACTGCAAACTGGCGGGAGAAGTGGAGTAAG GTCCGCAACGAGCGGAATAAGGCCAGAGAGGAGTCCAAGCAGCTGAGCCTCAAACTGGACGGCGCCATGAAGGAGGCCCACTCGCTGAAGCGGGAGAAAAACGATCTCGAGTTGCAGATCACGCAGCTGAAGAAGGAGATGGAGAAGGTGCACACGCTGATGATGAAGCACGCCGGTCAGTTCCATCGAGCCGACACCAGCGAGGATGCGGAGGCCAACGGACGGGATGCCAACTGCTCGCCGGATATCTCCTCGGATGGCTTGAAGAATATCAATAGCGAGGACGGCTTGGTTACCAAGCTGCCCAATGATGTGAAGGATCTAGACATTGAGGAGTTCGCTATGAAGGGGGCTATGCCCAAACATCTGACCGAGTTGGATGAAGCGGCGGCTGCCGAGGAGAAGCGCCTGATTCAGCAATTGTCCAAGGATGACTTTGACGAGGACTACTTGCTGCAAAAGATATCCATGCTGCAATTGCGCCTTGATGAGGCTCAGAAAACTCTTCAAGCGGAAAGGGA TGAAAAGCTGGAGCTGCACAAGAGCATTGAAAAACTTACGCTGGAGATCCAGGATGTGCGCGGACGTCAAGAGGAGATGCGCTCTGCCAAGCAGGAGGCAGTGCGTGAACTATTAACTCTTCAAGAACAACATCGTGCTGAGATGCGTATCGTGAACAACTCGCTGCAGGAGGAGATTGCTGCCCGTGAGAATCTCGAGCGACG CCTCACGGAGCTTCGCACTGAACTGGAGCACCTTCAGGCGGAGAACGCCTCCGAATGGGGCAAGCGCGAGCGACTGGAGTCCGAAAAATTGGCCATGGAGCGCGACAACAAGAAACTGCGCGCAGAACTGCGGGATTACCAGGAACGTTCGGACCGTAAGTGCCGACCCATGCAAGCTAATGACGTGGAGCTGCGAGCATTGCAGCAGGAACTCTCGGAGCGCAATAAGGAGATCAGCGAGGTGAAGATGTCGCACGCCAAGCTAAAGAAGTTGCTGGCCGAAACAAACACGGAGCTGGGACACGCCGTGCGGCGCGCTGAGCAGTACGAGGCGGAG GTGAAGCGTCTGCGCCAGCGTGTGGAGGAGCTGAAGCGGGAGCTAGCTGGTGCTGAGGACGAACTGGATTCGGCCGTTAACCAAGTGCGCCGCCTGCAGCGCTCCAACGATGAGCTGGTGGGTCAGACGGAGGGCCTACAGGTGCAGATTCAGCATCTCCAGAATAG ACTCCGTAGCTATGGTTCGACAAGCTTGCTGCTGGACGACGAGACGGAGGGTAACAGCGACTAG
- the LOC117150861 gene encoding PHD finger-like domain-containing protein 5A, with protein sequence MAKHHPDLIFCRKQPGVAIGRLCEKDDGKCVICDSYVRPCTLVRICDECNYGSYQGRCVICGGPGVSDAYYCKSCTIQEKDRDGCPKIVNLGSSKTDLFYERKKYGFKQNY encoded by the exons ATGGCCAAACATCATCCGGATTTGATTTTCTGCCGCAAGCAGCCCGGCGTGG CCATTGGACGCCTGTGTGAAAAGGACGATGGAAAGTGTGTGATCTGCGACTCCTACGTGCGTCCCTGCACCCTGGTGCGGATCTGCGACGAGTGCAACTACGGATCCTACCAGGGCAGGTGCGTAATCTGCGGCGGTCCCGGAGTGTCGGATGCCTACTACTGCAAGTCCTGCACCATTCAGGAAAAGGAC CGCGACGGATGCCCCAAGATTGTGAATCTGGGCAGCTCCAAGACTGACCTGTTCTACGAACGCAAGAAATATGGCTTCAAACAGAA CTATTGA
- the LOC117135186 gene encoding glutaryl-CoA dehydrogenase, mitochondrial, translated as MIAQSVISKLRPCARRLASTSSKAAAPKFNWQDPLNLESQLTEEEVAIRDAFRGYCQAELQPRVKMANRLETFDKKIMEEIGSLGVLGCTIKGYGCAGVSSVAYGLLTREVERVDSAYRSAVSVQSSLAMGAIYDFGSEEQKQRYLPSMAEGKLIGAFGLTEPNHGSDPAGMETRAKYDSKSKTYILNGSKTWITSAPIADVIVVWAKCEDGKVRGFLVDRKISGKGLETPKIEGKFSLRASPTGMIMMDEVRVPEEQLLPNVAGFSGPFSCLNNARYGIAWGALGAAETCVEIARQYTLDRKQFGRPLAANQLIQKKLADAITEIALGLQACLHVGRLKDQKLHTPDMISLLKRNNTGKSLDIARQMRDMLGANGISDEYHVIRHVINLESVNTYEGTHDIHALILGRAITGLAAFAN; from the exons ATGATTGCGCAAAGTGTAATCAGCAAACTGCGACCGTGTGCCCGCCGCTTGGCCAGCACGAGCTCCAAAGCCGCAGCTCCCAAATTCAACTGGCAGGATCCGCTGAATTTGGAGAGCCAACTGACCGAGGAGGAGGTGGCCATTCGGGATGCGTTCCGTGGATACTGCCAGGCCGAGCTGCAGCCGCGCGTCAAGATGGCCAATCGCCTGGAGACGTTCGACAAGAAGATTATGGAGGAGATTGGCAGTCTGGGCGTCCTGGGCTGCACCATAAAGGGATACGGTTGCGCCGGAGTGTCTAGCGTTGCCTACGGCTTGCTCACCCGCGAGGTGGAGCGCGTGGACTCCGCTTATCGATCCGCCGTGAGTGTCCAGAGCTCTCTGGCCATGGGCGCCATCTATGACTTTGGATCCGAGGAGCAGAAGCAACGCTATTTACCCAGCATGGCAGAGGGCAAACTGATTG GTGCCTTTGGCCTAACTGAGCCCAACCACGGTAGTGACCCCGCTGGCATGGAGACCCGTGCCAAGTACGACAGCAAGAGCAAGACATACATCCTGAACGGATCGAAGACCTGGATTACTAGTGCTCCTATCGCAGACGTCATAGTCGTATGGGCCAAATGCGAGGATGGTAAGGTACGCGGCTTCCTGGTCGACCGCAAGATATCCGGTAAGGGTTTGGAGACGCCAAAGATAGAGGGCAAGTTCTCGCTGCGTGCTTCGCCTACGGGTATGATCATGATGGACGAGGTCCGTGTGCCGGAGGAGCAGTTGCTACCCAATGTGGCCGGCTTTAGTGGACCCTTCAGCTGTCTGAACAACGCTCGCTATGGAATCGCGTGGGGCGCCCTGGGCGCAGCCGAAACCTGTGTAGAGATTGCTCGCCAGTATACCCTGGATCGCAAGCAATTCGGTCGTCCTTTGGCTGCCAATCAGTTGATCCAAAAGAAGCTGGCCGATGCCATCACGGAGATTGCCTTGGGCCTGCAGGCTTGCCTGCATGTGGGTCGCCTCAAGGATCAGAAGCTGCATACGCCCGACATGATTTCCCTTCTGAAGCGAAACAATACCGGCAAATCGCTGGATATAGCGCGCCAAATGAGAGACATGCTGGGTGCGAACGGAATCAGCGACGAATATCATGTGATCCGGCATGTAATCAACCTGGAGTCAGTTAACACCTACGAGGGCACGCACGATATACACGCGTTGATCCTGGGACGAGCTATCACCGGACTGGCGGCATTTGCTAACTAA
- the LOC117135187 gene encoding carbohydrate sulfotransferase 4, translated as MVALSRTSKLTVVCVGVYTTYVLFIFFLLPMLMPDPVTLQRSLVSYSTSHLGDIRNLTLDAGGQPIRSMLVTFRGSGALTLLDNLAHQPGCYQHYAPLIAYESRSIAAKEHDRALDELAALYNCDYNKSAEMIQWGMRSPVFRRFYGAQAKICRSYSQETCWDAETMAAVCKLYPFINMAVYNLRLNLLAPLLERKDLNLNILLLVRDPRGTIYSRMNNKWCSDERDCEAQALCGDMVSDYQMVETLTKAYPQRFSIIRYEDLFLQPEESIKLVFDFYGLPLKRNRSRIQKMHPRSGYFFQSSRWKELSSQSAFEWISEMMVDDIGAVQDVCGQAMDLWGYRSIQDFNHFSPESFQPIMDKA; from the exons ATGGTTGCACTTTCGCGTACTTCAAAATTAACCGTCGTTTGCGTGGGCGTCTATACGACCTATGTCCTCTTCATTTTCTTCCTTTTGCCCATGCTGATGCCGGATCCGGTGACCCTGCAACGATCACTGGTCTCCTACAGCACCAGCCACCTGGGCGACATCAGAAACCTCACGCTGGATGCCGGCGGCCAGCCAATCCGCTCAATGCTGGTCACGTTCCGGGGATCGGGTGCCCTGACCCTGCTGGACAACCTGGCCCATCAGCCGGGCTGCTATCAGCACTACGCTCCACTGATCGCCTACGAGAGCCGTTCTATTGCCGCGAAGGAGCACGATCGCGCCTTGGATGAACTGGCGGCGCTGTACAACTGTGACTACAACAAGTCTGCGGAAATGATCCAATGGGGAATGCGATCGCCGGTCTTCCGGCGCTTCTATGGCGCTCAAGCCAAGATCTGTCGCTCTTACAGCCAGGAGACCTGCTGGGATGCCGAGACGATGGCCGCCGTCTGCAAGCTGTATCCATTCATCAACATGGCGGTGTACAACTTGCGGCTGAATCTTCTGGCTCCCCTTCTGGAACGCAAAGA CCTAAATCTGAACATCCTTTTACTTGTCCGCGATCCTCGGGGCACCATATATTCCCGAATGAATAACAAGTGGTGTTCGGATGAGAGGGATTGCGAGGCGCAGGCCCTTTGCGGCGACATGGTCAGTGATTATCAGAtggtggagaccctcaccaaaGCCTATCCACAGCGTTTTAG CATTATACGTTACGAGGACTTGTTCCTACAGCCCGAGGAGAGTATCAAACTAGTATTCGACTTCTACGGATTGCCCTTGAAACGAAACAGGTCCAGGATTCAGAAAATGCATCCGCGCAGTGGCTACTTTTTCCAGTCCTCTCGCTGGAAGGAGCTTTCCAGCCAGTCCGCCTTCGAGTGGATAAGCGAAATGATGGTGGACGATATTGGGGCTGTACAGGACGTGTGCGGTCAGGCCATGGACTTGTGGGGGTATCGCTCCATTCAGGACTTCAATCACTTTTCACCGGAATCTTTCCAGCCAATTATGGACAAAGCCTAG
- the LOC117135183 gene encoding coiled-coil domain-containing protein 102A isoform X1: MSQTASTTQSATAAPVGGSRRNEVGGVGVIGTTMSARYGETEWEARESQRQRELHEARARAAQMEKTMKWWSDCTANWREKWSKVRNERNKAREESKQLSLKLDGAMKEAHSLKREKNDLELQITQLKKEMEKVHTLMMKHAGQFHRADTSEDAEANGRDANCSPDISSDGLKNINSEDGLVTKLPNDVKDLDIEEFAMKGAMPKHLTELDEAAAAEEKRLIQQLSKDDFDEDYLLQKISMLQLRLDEAQKTLQAERDEKLELHKSIEKLTLEIQDVRGRQEEMRSAKQEAVRELLTLQEQHRAEMRIVNNSLQEEIAARENLERRLTELRTELEHLQAENASEWGKRERLESEKLAMERDNKKLRAELRDYQERSDRKCRPMQANDVELRALQQELSERNKEISEVKMSHAKLKKLLAETNTELGHAVRRAEQYEAEVKRLRQRVEELKRELAGAEDELDSAVNQVRRLQRSNDELVGQTEGLQVQIQHLQNRRAPSPQLRGMGGVQLRNKIAVELPNDCLPNINDLRQIFDDSQAGLRSSHNGSDAAMHHAASVKRSSHTERTLLQQQQSSAAASAAAAAAAAAAFFDAKPTHLEENIFESKSRNLEFERAKQKFDNPHGQHHHHHQRQRSGNGRYGSAGSSASRANLALPLKGTTNGGSSSVSSKDELNRQLYEKEQSAGAGYARNSINLDGLKVSDDETP; encoded by the exons ATGTCGCAGACAGCATCCACAACGCAAAGTGCAACCGCTGCACCGGTGGGCGGCAGCAGACGCAATGAAGTGGGCGGCGTGGGCGTCATCGGGACCACCATGTCGGCTAGATATGGAGAAACGGAATGGGAGGCTCGCGAG TCCCAGCGACAGAGGGAACTGCACGAAGCTCGAGCACGGGCAGCGCAGATGGAAAAAACCATGAAGTGGTG GTCCGACTGCACTGCAAACTGGCGGGAGAAGTGGAGTAAG GTCCGCAACGAGCGGAATAAGGCCAGAGAGGAGTCCAAGCAGCTGAGCCTCAAACTGGACGGCGCCATGAAGGAGGCCCACTCGCTGAAGCGGGAGAAAAACGATCTCGAGTTGCAGATCACGCAGCTGAAGAAGGAGATGGAGAAGGTGCACACGCTGATGATGAAGCACGCCGGTCAGTTCCATCGAGCCGACACCAGCGAGGATGCGGAGGCCAACGGACGGGATGCCAACTGCTCGCCGGATATCTCCTCGGATGGCTTGAAGAATATCAATAGCGAGGACGGCTTGGTTACCAAGCTGCCCAATGATGTGAAGGATCTAGACATTGAGGAGTTCGCTATGAAGGGGGCTATGCCCAAACATCTGACCGAGTTGGATGAAGCGGCGGCTGCCGAGGAGAAGCGCCTGATTCAGCAATTGTCCAAGGATGACTTTGACGAGGACTACTTGCTGCAAAAGATATCCATGCTGCAATTGCGCCTTGATGAGGCTCAGAAAACTCTTCAAGCGGAAAGGGA TGAAAAGCTGGAGCTGCACAAGAGCATTGAAAAACTTACGCTGGAGATCCAGGATGTGCGCGGACGTCAAGAGGAGATGCGCTCTGCCAAGCAGGAGGCAGTGCGTGAACTATTAACTCTTCAAGAACAACATCGTGCTGAGATGCGTATCGTGAACAACTCGCTGCAGGAGGAGATTGCTGCCCGTGAGAATCTCGAGCGACG CCTCACGGAGCTTCGCACTGAACTGGAGCACCTTCAGGCGGAGAACGCCTCCGAATGGGGCAAGCGCGAGCGACTGGAGTCCGAAAAATTGGCCATGGAGCGCGACAACAAGAAACTGCGCGCAGAACTGCGGGATTACCAGGAACGTTCGGACCGTAAGTGCCGACCCATGCAAGCTAATGACGTGGAGCTGCGAGCATTGCAGCAGGAACTCTCGGAGCGCAATAAGGAGATCAGCGAGGTGAAGATGTCGCACGCCAAGCTAAAGAAGTTGCTGGCCGAAACAAACACGGAGCTGGGACACGCCGTGCGGCGCGCTGAGCAGTACGAGGCGGAG GTGAAGCGTCTGCGCCAGCGTGTGGAGGAGCTGAAGCGGGAGCTAGCTGGTGCTGAGGACGAACTGGATTCGGCCGTTAACCAAGTGCGCCGCCTGCAGCGCTCCAACGATGAGCTGGTGGGTCAGACGGAGGGCCTACAGGTGCAGATTCAGCATCTCCAGAATAG ACGTGCTCCGAGTCCCCAGCTGCGGGGCATGGGCGGGGTGCAGTTGAGGAATAAGATTGCCGTGGAGCTGCCCAACGACTGTCTGCCGAACATCAATGATCTTCGGCAGATCTTTGATGACTCGCAGGCAGGTTTGAGGAGCTCGCACAATGGCAGCGACGCCGCTATGCATCATGCTGCTTCCGTAAAGAGATCTAGTCACACGGAACGAACgctcctgcagcagcagcagagtaGTGCTGCGGCAtctgcagcggcggcggcagcggcagcagctgcttTTTTTGATGCCAAGCCCACGCATCTGGAGGAGAACATATTTGAGTCGAAGTCACGGAATCTGGAGTTCGAGCGGGCCAAGCAGAAATTCGATAATCCTCACGGAcagcaccatcatcatcaccagAGGCAGCGATCCGGAAACGGACGGTATGGCAGCGCAGGCAGCAGTGCCAGTCGAGCGAATCTGGCGCTGCCCCTGAAGGGAACCACAAATGGAGGCAGCAGCTCCGTTTCCAGTAAGGATGAGCTGAACCGGCAGCTGTACGAGAAGGAGCAGTCTGCAGGCGCAGGATATGCGAGAAACAGCATTAATCTAGATGGTCTCAAGGTGTCCGACGATGAG ACTCCGTAG